The following proteins are co-located in the Acidobacteriota bacterium genome:
- a CDS encoding ABC transporter permease, whose product MAIRVGMLWEILRIALDTLRANKLRSALTILGVVIGVMSVVAMTALITGFSNSLESQIRAFGSNTVFIQKLGFQSFSSGRDFLEVMKRPNLTTDDARALADSPLVKEVGLQFGGGGPFAAMERMSFAGQATRQFPVIGATANYGEMNYIPFLAGRFFGDFEVRNRRNVIVLGYSPAESLFLTRGIDPIGKLIRIGRDNYTVVGVMDKRPGALGDANGFAVIPWTTYEKHYPSPRFRGILFRPLTIVVAAVDGVGVDDLRTEIESIMRARHRLKLGEENDFDTVTADFIVNFLRQFTQAVVLALFVISSIALMVGGIGVMAIMTISVTERTREIGVRKALGARRREILVQFLIEAVFLTMLGGLIGILLGAGIGYAVNVFAGFPVALPIWSFVIGVGFSATVGILFGMLPAVKAAKLDPIEALRYE is encoded by the coding sequence GTGGCGATCCGCGTCGGCATGCTCTGGGAAATCCTCCGCATCGCGCTCGACACGCTGCGCGCCAACAAGCTGCGCTCGGCGCTGACGATCCTCGGCGTGGTGATCGGCGTCATGTCCGTTGTCGCGATGACGGCGCTGATCACGGGGTTCAGCAACTCGCTCGAGAGCCAGATCCGTGCGTTCGGCAGCAACACCGTCTTCATCCAGAAACTCGGCTTCCAGAGCTTCTCGAGCGGCCGCGACTTCCTCGAGGTGATGAAGCGGCCCAACCTCACGACCGACGACGCGCGCGCGCTGGCCGATTCGCCGCTGGTCAAGGAAGTGGGCCTGCAGTTCGGCGGCGGCGGCCCCTTCGCCGCCATGGAGCGAATGTCGTTCGCGGGCCAGGCCACCAGGCAGTTCCCCGTGATCGGCGCCACGGCCAACTACGGCGAGATGAACTACATCCCGTTCCTCGCGGGCCGCTTCTTCGGCGACTTCGAGGTGCGCAACCGCCGCAACGTGATCGTGCTCGGCTACTCGCCAGCCGAGTCGCTCTTCCTCACGCGCGGCATCGATCCGATCGGCAAGCTGATCCGCATCGGACGCGACAACTACACCGTCGTGGGCGTGATGGACAAGCGCCCCGGCGCGCTCGGCGACGCCAACGGCTTCGCCGTCATCCCGTGGACCACGTACGAGAAGCACTACCCCTCGCCGCGATTCAGGGGCATCCTCTTCCGCCCGCTGACCATCGTCGTCGCCGCTGTCGACGGCGTGGGCGTGGACGACCTGCGCACCGAGATCGAGTCGATCATGCGCGCGCGGCATCGCCTCAAACTCGGTGAGGAGAACGACTTCGACACGGTGACGGCCGACTTCATCGTCAACTTCCTGCGTCAGTTCACGCAGGCGGTCGTGCTGGCGCTGTTCGTCATCTCGTCGATCGCGCTGATGGTCGGCGGCATCGGCGTGATGGCCATCATGACCATCTCGGTCACCGAACGCACGCGCGAGATCGGCGTCCGCAAGGCCCTCGGCGCGCGCCGACGGGAGATCCTCGTGCAGTTCCTGATCGAGGCGGTCTTCCTCACGATGCTCGGCGGCCTGATCGGCATCCTGCTCGGTGCCGGGATCGGCTACGCGGTGAACGTCTTCGCCGGCTTCCCCGTTGCGCTGCCCATCTGGTCGTTCGTGATCGGCGTCGGCTTCTCCGCCACCGTCGGCATCCTCTTCGGCATGCTCCCCGCCGTCAAAGCCGCCAAGCTCGATCCCATCGAAGCCCTGCGCTACGAGTGA